The genomic stretch GCGGCGTGGGGCAGAACTTGGGAGGCTGCGGGAGTTGGTGGCTCATCTCGCCGCGCGCGAGGTGGCGTCGCTGCATCGGTTCACGCTGCTCGGCTGGGCCTGGCCGCTCGTGCGCCAGCTCGCCCAGCTCGGCGTGCTCGTGATCGCGTTCTCGCACGTGCTCCACCTCGGGGTGCCTCATTACGCGCCGTTCGTCTTCTCCGGCCTGATCGCGTGGAACTGGTTCAGCACCGGCGTGGCCAACGGCACCTCGTCGCTGCTCGACCGCCGCCACCTCGTGTTCCAGCCGCGCTTCCCGCTTGTCGCGTTGCCGCTCGTGGCCGTGACGGTACCGCTGATCGACCTGCTGCTTGCTCTGCCCGTTCTGGCGGTGATGGTGGTGGCCACCACCGGGCTGCACTGGACGATCCTCTTCCTGCCGGTGCTCGTGGTCATCCAGCTCACGCTGATGGCCGGGATCGCCTGGCTCACCGCCGCGGCGACCATCTACTTCCGTGACGTCCGGCACATCGTGGGGGTGGGCGTGACCATGCTCTTCTACTTCACGCCGGTGTTCTACGACCTGGCGCGCCTGCCCGATCGGTACCGCTCGCTGCTTCGCATCAACCCGATGACCACGATCGTGGACGGATACCACTCGATCGTGCTGGGCGGCACGCTCCCCGCACCGGGCTGGCTCGCGCTGGTGGCAGCGGTGAGCGTGATCGTGGCCGGCTCCGGTCTCGTCTTCTTCAACCGCCTCAGCCCCGGCTTCGTGGACGAGCTGT from Thermoleophilaceae bacterium encodes the following:
- a CDS encoding ABC transporter permease: MAHLAAREVASLHRFTLLGWAWPLVRQLAQLGVLVIAFSHVLHLGVPHYAPFVFSGLIAWNWFSTGVANGTSSLLDRRHLVFQPRFPLVALPLVAVTVPLIDLLLALPVLAVMVVATTGLHWTILFLPVLVVIQLTLMAGIAWLTAAATIYFRDVRHIVGVGVTMLFYFTPVFYDLARLPDRYRSLLRINPMTTIVDGYHSIVLGGTLPAPGWLALVAAVSVIVAGSGLVFFNRLSPGFVDEL